A stretch of Shewanella dokdonensis DNA encodes these proteins:
- the flgE gene encoding flagellar hook protein FlgE yields MSFNIALSGINAAQKDLNTTANNIANVNTTGFKESRAEFADVYANSIFSNSKTAVGGGVTTTQVAQQFHQGNMQSTNNALDMAISGNGFFVTSSSIDTQDFSFTRAGAFKRDENGFLVDSQGNYLQCFQVDSDGNSASVSLSTTKPVQIPDTAGSPQASQNVSMSMNLNSNSSALDPAAFDPTDSTTFNNSTAVTVYDSLGESHTLTSYFVKPENGAYTGESNWVVFYAVDGKQVNLDGAAGTYQTDTNGDGTADSTGTAQTTGGWTGAVLSFDATGAYKGSDPAVITTQQLGISGANVLSAAAEGSQQISIGFNQPTQYAESFSTTELTQDGITVGRLTNVEVGADGLISAKYSNGSTVPLARVALARFSNEQGLTQVGNTSWKASLESGEALAGEANSGVFGAIKSSYLESSNVDLTTELVDLISAQRNFQANSRTLEVNNTLQQTVLQIR; encoded by the coding sequence ATGTCTTTTAACATTGCTCTTAGCGGGATCAACGCGGCGCAGAAAGATCTCAACACAACAGCAAATAACATTGCGAACGTGAACACTACAGGGTTTAAAGAATCCCGTGCAGAGTTTGCTGATGTATATGCTAACTCCATATTTTCTAACAGTAAAACCGCTGTTGGTGGTGGGGTAACAACCACTCAGGTTGCGCAGCAGTTCCATCAGGGAAATATGCAATCCACCAATAATGCGCTGGATATGGCCATTAGCGGTAACGGTTTTTTTGTCACCTCCTCGTCCATTGATACTCAAGATTTCTCGTTCACCAGAGCCGGGGCTTTTAAACGTGATGAAAACGGTTTCTTGGTGGATTCCCAGGGCAACTATTTACAGTGTTTCCAGGTGGATTCCGATGGTAACTCAGCATCGGTCAGTTTAAGTACCACAAAACCGGTACAGATCCCTGATACAGCTGGTAGTCCTCAAGCTTCACAGAATGTCTCCATGAGTATGAATTTGAACTCCAATTCAAGTGCATTAGATCCGGCGGCATTTGATCCTACTGATTCCACTACCTTTAATAACTCAACGGCGGTAACGGTATATGACTCATTGGGTGAGTCACATACACTGACATCCTATTTTGTTAAGCCGGAGAACGGCGCTTACACCGGGGAAAGTAACTGGGTGGTATTTTATGCGGTGGATGGCAAGCAGGTAAATCTGGATGGCGCGGCGGGCACTTACCAGACTGATACCAACGGTGATGGCACTGCTGATAGCACTGGGACTGCGCAAACCACTGGTGGTTGGACCGGAGCGGTACTGAGCTTTGATGCTACTGGCGCCTATAAAGGGTCAGATCCGGCGGTGATTACTACACAGCAGTTAGGTATCTCGGGGGCAAATGTATTGAGTGCTGCCGCTGAGGGGTCACAACAGATCTCCATCGGTTTTAATCAGCCAACACAATATGCCGAAAGTTTTAGCACCACGGAACTGACTCAAGATGGTATTACTGTCGGCCGCTTGACGAATGTGGAAGTGGGAGCCGATGGTTTGATTTCGGCCAAGTACAGTAACGGCTCAACAGTGCCGCTGGCGCGCGTTGCGCTGGCGCGGTTCTCAAATGAACAGGGGTTGACCCAAGTAGGTAATACTTCTTGGAAAGCCAGCCTTGAATCCGGTGAAGCACTGGCGGGTGAGGCTAACAGTGGTGTGTTCGGTGCCATCAAATCATCGTATCTGGAAAGTTCTAACGTGGATTTGACCACTGAATTGGTGGATTTGATTTCAGCCCAACGTAATTTCCAGGCGAACTCCAGAACGCTGGAAGTGAATAACACACTACAGCAAACTGTATTGCAGATCCGCTAA
- the flgF gene encoding flagellar basal-body rod protein FlgF, producing MDKFLYIAMTGAKQNMDALAVRANNLANANTDGFKADMAQARAMQAFGEGLPTRVFSMTELPSSDYKSGPLQTTGRNLDIAVKDQGWIAVQADDGSEAYTRAGSLNIDVNGMLRNSGGHLVMGDNGPINIPLPVQKLEIATDGTISVRPQGATPEVIENVGRIKLVNPGNSNLMRGEDGLFRTLNGQPVAADAAVNVVSGAVEGSNVSPVEEMVNMISLQRQFELQVKMMKTAEDNDKSAAALVRIS from the coding sequence GTGGACAAATTTCTCTACATTGCGATGACTGGCGCTAAGCAAAACATGGATGCGCTGGCTGTACGGGCAAATAACCTGGCAAATGCCAACACTGATGGCTTTAAGGCTGACATGGCGCAGGCGCGAGCTATGCAGGCATTTGGCGAAGGCTTGCCTACTCGGGTGTTTTCGATGACTGAGTTACCGTCATCTGATTACAAATCTGGGCCGTTACAAACCACAGGGCGAAATCTGGATATTGCCGTTAAGGATCAGGGATGGATTGCCGTGCAAGCCGATGATGGCAGTGAGGCTTATACCCGTGCGGGCAGTCTGAATATTGACGTTAATGGCATGCTGCGTAACAGCGGTGGTCATCTGGTGATGGGCGATAACGGCCCTATTAATATTCCCTTGCCAGTGCAGAAGCTAGAAATCGCTACGGATGGCACGATCTCTGTCAGACCACAAGGTGCAACACCCGAAGTCATTGAAAATGTTGGCCGTATCAAATTGGTAAATCCTGGAAATAGCAACTTGATGCGGGGTGAGGATGGGTTATTCCGCACACTCAACGGCCAACCTGTGGCAGCAGATGCTGCGGTCAATGTGGTCAGTGGGGCGGTAGAGGGCAGTAATGTCAGCCCGGTAGAAGAAATGGTCAACATGATCAGTCTGCAGCGCCAGTTTGAGCTGCAGGTCAAAATGATGAAAACCGCAGAGGACAACGATAAGTCAGCTGCAGCCTTAGTTCGCATTAGCTAG
- the flgG gene encoding flagellar basal-body rod protein FlgG, which yields MHPALWISKTGLDAQQTDISVISNNVANASTVGYKKGRAVFEDLLYQTVNQAGGISAANTKLPNGLNLGAGTKVVSTQKIFSQGNMETTDNSMDLMIQGPGFFEIQMPDGTTAYTRNGQFTLDDTGQMVTSGEGYVLQPGITIPDNATSITVSEEGEVSVKVPGNAENQVVGQLTMSDFINPSGLQPIGQNLYLETGASGTPVQGTPSLDGLGSIRQGSLETSNVNVTEELVNLIESQRVYEMNSKVISAVDQMLAYVNQNL from the coding sequence ATGCATCCCGCTTTATGGATCAGTAAGACTGGCCTAGATGCCCAGCAGACCGATATTTCGGTGATTTCCAACAACGTCGCTAATGCTAGCACCGTCGGCTATAAAAAAGGGCGGGCGGTGTTTGAAGATCTGTTGTATCAGACAGTGAATCAAGCTGGGGGAATTAGTGCTGCCAACACCAAGCTCCCTAACGGCTTGAATCTGGGGGCGGGAACCAAGGTGGTATCCACTCAGAAAATCTTTTCCCAAGGGAATATGGAGACTACGGATAACTCCATGGATCTGATGATCCAAGGCCCTGGTTTTTTTGAAATCCAAATGCCAGATGGCACTACCGCTTACACCCGAAACGGCCAGTTTACCTTAGATGATACCGGGCAAATGGTAACGTCTGGCGAAGGTTATGTGTTGCAGCCGGGCATCACTATCCCAGATAACGCCACGAGTATCACGGTGTCGGAAGAAGGTGAAGTTTCGGTAAAAGTCCCAGGCAATGCTGAAAACCAAGTGGTGGGTCAATTGACGATGTCAGATTTCATCAATCCATCCGGTTTGCAACCAATCGGACAAAACCTGTATCTGGAAACGGGGGCAAGTGGTACTCCAGTGCAGGGAACGCCTTCGCTGGACGGCTTGGGCAGCATACGCCAGGGCTCTCTGGAAACCTCCAATGTTAACGTGACTGAAGAGTTGGTGAACCTGATTGAGAGTCAACGAGTTTATGAAATGAACTCTAAAGTGATCTCGGCGGTTGACCAGATGTTGGCCTACGTAAACCAGAACCTTTAA
- the flgH gene encoding flagellar basal body L-ring protein FlgH codes for MKLLIKLLPVLLLGACASSQQKPIADDPYYAPVYPDDNSTPLVPTGSIFTNNRATPLFSDLKAHRIGDIVTIQLVESTQAKKSAGNQISKGSNLTVNPLTAAGSNVTIKGKSLDLGYSDSMDTTRSADTDQSNSLSGEISANVIQVLGNGNLVVRGEKWITINNGDEFIRITGIVRPQDITTENTVQSPRVANARIQYSGTGTFADSQKVGWLTKFFMSDWWPF; via the coding sequence ATGAAGTTACTAATTAAATTGTTGCCGGTACTACTGCTTGGTGCCTGCGCTTCAAGCCAACAGAAGCCGATTGCTGACGATCCCTATTACGCGCCGGTTTATCCCGATGACAATAGCACGCCACTGGTGCCAACCGGCTCGATATTCACCAACAATCGCGCTACTCCGCTGTTTTCTGATCTTAAAGCACATCGTATCGGTGACATTGTCACGATTCAGTTAGTGGAATCAACCCAGGCGAAAAAGAGCGCAGGTAACCAGATCTCAAAGGGTTCCAACTTGACCGTCAATCCGCTGACAGCGGCGGGAAGCAACGTCACCATCAAGGGCAAATCGTTGGATTTGGGGTATAGCGACAGCATGGATACCACACGCTCAGCTGATACCGATCAGAGCAACAGCTTGTCTGGCGAGATCTCGGCCAACGTCATTCAGGTGCTCGGTAACGGCAATCTGGTGGTCCGCGGTGAAAAATGGATCACCATCAATAATGGCGACGAATTCATCCGTATTACCGGTATTGTTCGGCCCCAGGACATTACGACAGAGAACACAGTGCAGTCTCCTCGGGTTGCGAATGCGCGGATCCAATACAGTGGCACCGGCACCTTTGCCGACTCTCAGAAAGTGGGCTGGTTGACAAAATTCTTTATGTCTGACTGGTGGCCATTCTAA
- a CDS encoding flagellar hook assembly protein FlgD, with translation MNSVNSSTTDTSSTSKASNNQSLSQEDFFALLSTQLSMQDPSNPVDNDQMISQMASFSTVDGIGKLNDEISSLNTVMTSSQALQASGLVGQKVLVPSGTAYLSADEPSIRGVISTSAPINAIKVSVQDATGQVVRTFTVDGSAGGNVDVNWDGLDNNGNAVAVGQYTIKANGVIDGTSEDLYVSTYGHVSSVSLNSSSGAVLNMRGIGGVALSDVLAVSEG, from the coding sequence ATCAATTCGGTAAACTCTTCAACAACGGATACCAGCAGCACCAGCAAGGCTAGCAATAATCAGTCGTTGAGTCAGGAAGATTTCTTCGCATTGCTAAGTACCCAGCTATCGATGCAAGACCCTTCTAATCCTGTAGACAATGATCAGATGATTTCACAGATGGCGTCTTTTTCTACTGTAGATGGCATTGGCAAACTGAATGATGAGATCAGTAGCCTCAATACCGTAATGACGTCTAGTCAGGCGCTGCAAGCTTCTGGTCTGGTGGGGCAGAAGGTGTTGGTGCCATCAGGTACGGCTTATCTGTCCGCTGATGAACCAAGTATCAGAGGGGTTATCAGCACCAGTGCGCCAATCAACGCGATTAAGGTATCGGTGCAGGATGCCACCGGACAGGTGGTCAGAACTTTCACGGTTGATGGTAGTGCTGGTGGCAACGTCGATGTTAATTGGGATGGGCTGGACAATAACGGGAATGCCGTGGCGGTCGGTCAATATACCATCAAGGCTAATGGGGTCATTGATGGTACATCGGAAGATCTTTACGTCAGTACTTATGGTCATGTGAGCAGCGTGTCGCTGAACTCCAGTTCTGGCGCCGTACTCAACATGCGTGGCATCGGTGGCGTCGCGCTGTCGGATGTCCTGGCGGTTTCTGAAGGCTAA